The bacterium genome includes the window GGTGCCGGTGCACGGCCTGCTCTATTCGAGCGACGAAAGCTTCACCTATTTCATAAGGAGATTCGATCGCACGGGCAGGGGGAAAAAGGCGCATACAGAAGATTTCGCACAGCTCTCCGGTGAGTCGCGCGAGACCAAGTACCGAAGTTCGATGGAGCGCGTTGCGCAGGTGATCCGCGAATTTTGCACCTTTCCGATGGTGGAGTACGTAAAACTGTTTCGATTGACGGTGTTCGCCTTTCTCATCGGAAACGAAGACATGCATCTCAAGAATTTTTCGATCATTGCGAGAGAGGGCAAGGTCGAGCTCTCCCCGGCGTATGACTTCGTCAACTCAACAATCGCCCTGCCGAACGCAAAGGAGGAGCTGGCCCTGCCCCTCAAGGGCAAGAAGTCAAACTTGGGCCGCGCCGATCTAGTGGATTATTTTGCTGAGGAAAGGCTGGGCCTGAACGAATTCGCTGTGGAAAACGTGCTCACGCCGATCAGGGAGGCGCTGCCGGGCTGGGAGGACCTCATAGGGGCGAGCTTCCTCTCGGATGGGATGAAAGAGTCCTACCGTGAGCTGCTCAATAAGAGAAGAGTGATACTAGGTATCTAAGATTGTTGAAAAAGAGTTTTGTCATCCCCGCGAAAGCGGGGATCCCGCGGATTTAAATACCGGAGATTCCTGCTTTCGCAGGAATGACACTGCTTTGTCAGCAGTCTGGATATCTGACCTTTTTTTACGTTGCTTGCAATTCAATGTGATCTGTTCGATACGAGTGGGAGGAGAATCGTTATGGCAACAGGAGCGGAACGCAGGAAATTCGCGAGGCTCGATCTCGCGCTTACGGTGAGCTACCGTGTCATAGGCGCAGTCGGCGGCCATCCGGCTGACCCGCGCGAGGCGGTATCCAGCGACATAAGCTTAGGCGGCATCCGGCTCATGACGCCCGGGCCCCTGGAGAACGGAACAATGCTCGCGCTGGAGATCCTGCTCGGCGAGGATGAGGGAAACCCCATCAAGGCTGAGGGCGAGGTGATGTGGCAGAACAAGATATCCGCCACGAGCTACGAGACCGGCGTGATGATCAGGAACATGCCCAACGACGACAAGAGCCGCTTCATGCAGTTCGTATTCGATCAGATGTCCAAGGTGGTGACAGGCTGACGCATCACATCACTTCAAGTTTGGCCGCAGCGCCGATGGCCTTCTTTATCTCCTCGATCAGGTTCTTGGTCTCGAACGGCTTGACTATGTAGCCGTTCGCGCCGGAGTTCTCTGCAAGCTCGCGATCCTTCGGGTGGTTGCGCGCGGTCAGCATTATGATCGGTATCTCCGCAAATTTCTCGTTGAACTTGAGGAGCCTGCATACCTGGAAGCCGTCGAGCTTGGGCAGCATGATGTCCAGGAGTATGCACTGGGGCATGAGCTGCTGCGCCATCTTCAGCCCCTGCACTCCGTCGTCCGCGGTCGCCACCTCGAATCCGCTGAAGGAGAGCAGGTCGGAGAGCAGACTTCGCATGTCGGGCTCATCGTCCACCACGAGGACCATGGGCTTGGAGGGCGGACCCTTATCCAAGGGTTTCATGCCGGGCCTGATGGGCCGAGGTGTCTCCGGCGCGGGGGCGAGCGTGGGCCGCGCGGGCTCCTGCTGTGGGATCGCGACTTCGGGCTCGGCCTTCGGCTCGACGGCCGTCTCTTTCGTTGGAAGCGGAGGAGGCGGGCGTTTCGGTTCGCTCTCTCTCTCGGAGTAGACCCTGGAGATCTCCTGCAGGTCCAGCGTCGCCTCGACGTGCGTGAGCATTCGCTCCTTGTCGATGGGCTTGATCAGGAGACCGGCTATGCCGCGCTGGGCGAGGTTGTCCGAGACCATCTCCGGCACCGTGATCACGAGTATCGGTATGTTTGTGCTCCTGGCCTGCAGTATATCGAGCAGCGCCAGCCCCGACATGTTGTTGGCCAGTATGTCCAGGATGATGAGGTCCGGCTTCTCACGGGTGATGATGTCCAGGCCTGAAGATCCTTTGCCGGAGATCACTACGGAATAGCCCGAATCGAAGAGCGCGGAGAAGAGGAAGTTGGCGTCCTCCTTCTGGCAGTTGAGCAGTGCTATCTTTGCCTTGCCCGCAGTCGTCATATGCGCTCGGTCTAGCCCTCTAACTCATTGATAAGCTTGACATAATAACACTATCAAATGCATTTTATTACATCTCGATGCAAAAGGAAATCAAATGAATATATAGGTGGAAAGGGGCCCATTGCTTTTCTTGCATGGCCGCGCTTTTTTCTGCACAACTTTATTTGAGGTATACCGATAAGAGGTCAGGACATGGGACGCACATACTACGAGATAATTCAGGTATCGCCGGACGCCTCGCCCGAGGTCGTCGCGGCCGCCTACAAGGCGCGGATGAAGAAGAATCATCCCGACGTGGGAGGCGACCCCGAGGAGGCCACGAGGCTCAATGAGGCCTATGAGGTCATCTCGGATCCTGCCAGGCGTGCGCAGTACGACTCGTCCCTGACCAGGCCCAGGGCAGAGGGACCCGATGCGGACACGGAAGGGCAGGAGCGCCGTCGCGTCAAGCGCCACGAGATCGACGCAGCGATCTCTTACTGCGTGGACCACGACAGCAACTGGCACCCCGCCAGGGTGATCGACTTTTCGATCCTGGGCCTTCGGATCCGCTCGCACGATCAGCTCGCGATCGGCCAGAACGTCGTCATAGTGCCGCCCAACCTCGCTTCCCTGGCGATGCACGGAACCGTGCGCTGGGTCCGCGTATTTCATCCCACGATATTCGAGAGGGTCTACGAGGCAGGCATCGAGTTCCCGGACCAGATCACCAACATCCGCCAGAGACTATCGACGTAAATTTTGTTCAGGATTTCAAGATCACCCCGCGGCCGGAGTGTCCGTCGATGCGGACCGCGATCGGGTCCTTGAGCCTGATGTGCTTTATGAACGCGGTCTCGAGAGAGGCGTGCTGTTCGTGCAGCCATCCCCAATCAACAAAACCCTCCTGAGTTCCTTCGTCGATCGATAGATATCCTATGCGCGAGGATGTGATGTTGTGGAAGAAATGGGTCCCCTGGGAGGGCTCGACGTCCACCTGCTCCGTGGATATCTCCGCGATCACCTTCGCGTGCGAGATCTGGGCATAGGTCACCGGTATGCCCAGCGCGGAATTGGTGGTCCCCCATCTGCCGAAGCCCATCAGGACGTAATTGTCGCCGCGCGCGACCATGTGCGCGTTGACCTTGCCTATGTGCTCCGCTATCTCGGCGGTGCGACTCTGGTCGAAAGCCTCGGGCTTGACGAAGACCACATCCCTGATGCCCGTGAAGTTTCCGTTGCCCATGGCCTTGTTCGACAGCGCGATGCAGTCCTCCCTCGCGATGCCCTCGACGCTCACCTCCTCCGCCTCTTCGCCGGATACCAGCGGCCTGATCTGGAGGACCGAGAGCGAAGGGCCTGCTCCGTCGGACGCAAGATTTGCCGCGAACTCCATCTCCACGGGGCATCCCATCCCTTCGGCGCCGATGTCGAGCATCTCCGCAAGCAGCGAAGGGAGCGGAAAGAGCTGGCCTGACAGCAGGTCCTTGAAGGTCAGCACCTTTGGGCCCGTCCTGTTGACGCCGTCGTAGATCACGTCGTCTTCCCTGGAATAAGTGCCTCCCAGCGGCGGGAGCACTCCGTGTTCCTCCGCCTTCATGATATCCAGGGTCGCTAGAGTCACGTTCTCGTCGGTGAAGAGCGCGGGATTGGTGTTGATGAGATCGATCACGTGGAACGACCGCTGCGATTGCGCCAGGATGTCGGCCGGCTTTGAGAACTGAGGCAGTATCGTGGGATATCGCGGGCAGAAGCGCAGCACCCTCTCGCCGCGGACCGCCATGGTCCCCAGCCCCAGCACTATCTGCGCGATCCCGTCCTCGGGCTTGAGATATCCCACGGGGAAGAAGTTGTAGGACTGCGCCACGCCGGCCACGTCGGGATAGAAAAAGTCGCCGTGGCGGCGCCCCACGATCCTCTGGACGATGACCGCCATCTTCTCGCTCTCGACCGCGATGCCGTTGGCCTCCATGTAGGCCCTCGGGTCCGCGAAGAACGTCGAGGCGTACACGAGCTTCACGGCCGCCAGGAACTGCGCGAGCCTGTGATCGAAGTCGGGATGGTTATTCGGGAGCAGATAGGTGGAGTACAGCCCTG containing:
- a CDS encoding HipA domain-containing protein; translated protein: VPVHGLLYSSDESFTYFIRRFDRTGRGKKAHTEDFAQLSGESRETKYRSSMERVAQVIREFCTFPMVEYVKLFRLTVFAFLIGNEDMHLKNFSIIAREGKVELSPAYDFVNSTIALPNAKEELALPLKGKKSNLGRADLVDYFAEERLGLNEFAVENVLTPIREALPGWEDLIGASFLSDGMKESYRELLNKRRVILGI
- a CDS encoding PilZ domain-containing protein; amino-acid sequence: MATGAERRKFARLDLALTVSYRVIGAVGGHPADPREAVSSDISLGGIRLMTPGPLENGTMLALEILLGEDEGNPIKAEGEVMWQNKISATSYETGVMIRNMPNDDKSRFMQFVFDQMSKVVTG
- a CDS encoding response regulator — its product is MTTAGKAKIALLNCQKEDANFLFSALFDSGYSVVISGKGSSGLDIITREKPDLIILDILANNMSGLALLDILQARSTNIPILVITVPEMVSDNLAQRGIAGLLIKPIDKERMLTHVEATLDLQEISRVYSERESEPKRPPPPLPTKETAVEPKAEPEVAIPQQEPARPTLAPAPETPRPIRPGMKPLDKGPPSKPMVLVVDDEPDMRSLLSDLLSFSGFEVATADDGVQGLKMAQQLMPQCILLDIMLPKLDGFQVCRLLKFNEKFAEIPIIMLTARNHPKDRELAENSGANGYIVKPFETKNLIEEIKKAIGAAAKLEVM
- a CDS encoding DnaJ domain-containing protein, whose protein sequence is MGRTYYEIIQVSPDASPEVVAAAYKARMKKNHPDVGGDPEEATRLNEAYEVISDPARRAQYDSSLTRPRAEGPDADTEGQERRRVKRHEIDAAISYCVDHDSNWHPARVIDFSILGLRIRSHDQLAIGQNVVIVPPNLASLAMHGTVRWVRVFHPTIFERVYEAGIEFPDQITNIRQRLST